From the genome of Spirosomataceae bacterium TFI 002, one region includes:
- a CDS encoding Predicted dehydrogenase has translation MKNSSNRRQFIKTASAAASFFIVPRHILGKGFLAPSDKINMAYIGCGKQSGGLQKRFFETGEVNIIGAADPHRLKLERFTNNLKTLIQKDSLDDSFRAYEDYRELLANKSIDSVVIATPDHWHAVMTVNAANAGKDVYCEKPLSLTVKEGRAMVNAIRKNKRVLQTGSMQRSWDEFRRTAELIRNGYLGEIKDIFVNVGNPPKDIDFEAQKIPEHLNWDLWLGPNEPAPYNELLAPTMENEFWALWREYKPFGGGYVTDWGAHMFDIVQWSLGMDHSGPVKVSAPKAKGMTGDIRGLQYTYKNGITVKHQDWGKTNGIQFVGTEGTLEVQRKNLNEPEKLKGLKLKSSDIHLLKPENHYIDFLNSMRNREKPICDVEIGHRTASMCNIGNIAYELGGDFDWNPKREMFKGNAEANALLGRKMRAEHSIKI, from the coding sequence ATGAAAAACTCAAGCAATCGTCGTCAATTCATCAAAACTGCCTCAGCAGCTGCTAGTTTCTTTATTGTACCTCGCCATATTCTTGGCAAAGGGTTTCTTGCACCGAGCGACAAGATCAACATGGCCTACATAGGTTGTGGTAAGCAAAGTGGAGGATTACAAAAACGTTTTTTTGAGACTGGTGAAGTAAATATCATTGGTGCCGCTGATCCCCACAGACTGAAACTCGAGCGATTTACCAATAACCTCAAGACATTGATTCAAAAAGATAGCTTAGATGACTCATTTAGAGCATATGAAGACTATCGAGAATTGCTTGCCAATAAATCAATTGATAGTGTAGTCATTGCTACTCCCGATCACTGGCATGCCGTAATGACTGTAAATGCCGCCAACGCTGGCAAAGATGTGTATTGCGAAAAACCACTCTCACTCACCGTGAAAGAAGGTAGAGCGATGGTAAACGCAATAAGAAAAAACAAGCGAGTATTGCAAACTGGCAGCATGCAACGCTCGTGGGACGAGTTTCGCCGTACAGCAGAATTGATAAGAAACGGTTATTTGGGAGAAATAAAAGACATTTTTGTTAATGTCGGTAACCCGCCAAAAGACATTGATTTTGAAGCTCAAAAAATACCTGAACATTTAAATTGGGACTTATGGTTAGGGCCAAATGAACCTGCACCCTATAATGAATTACTAGCTCCTACCATGGAAAATGAATTTTGGGCATTATGGAGAGAGTACAAGCCATTTGGTGGAGGCTATGTTACAGACTGGGGAGCACACATGTTTGACATTGTGCAATGGTCTCTTGGCATGGATCATAGTGGCCCAGTAAAAGTAAGTGCTCCTAAAGCCAAAGGAATGACAGGTGATATCCGTGGACTTCAATACACTTACAAAAATGGAATTACTGTAAAACATCAAGATTGGGGTAAAACCAACGGTATCCAATTCGTGGGTACAGAGGGAACTTTGGAAGTACAAAGAAAAAACCTGAACGAACCAGAAAAGCTGAAAGGTCTAAAATTGAAATCATCCGATATTCATTTACTGAAGCCTGAAAATCACTACATAGACTTCCTAAACTCCATGAGAAATCGTGAAAAACCAATTTGTGATGTAGAGATAGGCCACCGCACCGCTAGCATGTGCAACATTGGTAACATCGCCTACGAACTTGGTGGGGATTTTGACTGGAATCCTAAAAGAGAAATGTTCAAGGGAAATGCGGAAGCGAATGCACTTTTAGGCAGAAAAATGAGAGCGGAGCATAGTATTAAGATTTGA
- a CDS encoding F-type H+-transporting ATPase subunit alpha produces the protein MAAVRPDEISAILREQLAGAKTEAELEEVGTVLQIGDGVARIYGLSKVQAGELLEFENGLKALALNLEEDNVGAVLFGDSAGIKEGATVKRTGEIASIQVGEGVVGRVVDTLAQPIDGLGPIVGETFEMPIERKAPGVIYREPVTEPLQTGLKSVDAMIPIGRGQRELVIGDRQTGKTAVCIDTIINQKEFFDKGEPVYCIYVACGQKASTVKQVEQTLRRYGAMEYTTIVAANASDPSPMQFYAPFTGAAIGEYFRDTGRPALVIYDDLSKQAVAYREVSLLLRRPPGREAYPGDVFYLHSRLLERAAKINSSDTIAQQMNDLPPSLKGKVKGGGSLTALPIIETQAGDVSAYIPTNVISITDGQIFLEQNLFNAGIRPAINVGISVSRVGGNAQVKSMKKVSGTLKLDQAQFRELEAFSKFGSDLDAATKLVIDRGRRNQEILKQGQYQPVPVGEQIVMIYSSINGVMDKVPVEKVKEFENEFINFMKAQKPEYLATLAAGKLDEEITDFIKKEGKAMAERYA, from the coding sequence ATGGCAGCAGTAAGACCAGACGAAATTTCGGCCATCTTGCGTGAGCAACTCGCAGGAGCAAAAACCGAAGCTGAATTAGAAGAAGTAGGAACTGTCCTTCAAATAGGTGACGGTGTAGCTCGTATTTATGGACTTTCAAAAGTTCAAGCGGGTGAATTGTTGGAATTTGAAAACGGACTAAAAGCCCTTGCACTTAACCTTGAAGAGGATAATGTGGGAGCAGTACTTTTTGGAGATTCCGCAGGTATCAAAGAAGGTGCAACCGTAAAGCGTACAGGTGAAATCGCTTCTATCCAAGTAGGTGAAGGTGTAGTAGGACGTGTAGTGGATACACTTGCACAACCAATCGACGGCCTTGGTCCTATTGTAGGAGAGACTTTCGAGATGCCAATTGAGCGTAAAGCTCCAGGGGTAATCTATCGTGAGCCAGTTACTGAACCTTTACAAACTGGTCTTAAGTCTGTTGATGCCATGATTCCTATCGGTCGTGGACAGCGTGAACTTGTAATTGGTGACCGCCAAACAGGTAAAACTGCTGTATGTATCGATACAATCATTAATCAAAAAGAATTCTTCGATAAAGGAGAGCCTGTATATTGTATTTACGTTGCATGTGGACAAAAAGCGTCTACAGTAAAGCAAGTAGAGCAAACATTAAGAAGATACGGAGCAATGGAATACACTACAATTGTAGCTGCCAATGCTTCTGATCCATCTCCAATGCAATTTTACGCTCCATTTACGGGTGCTGCCATAGGCGAGTACTTCCGTGATACTGGTCGTCCTGCATTGGTAATATATGATGACCTTTCTAAGCAAGCAGTTGCTTACCGTGAGGTTTCTCTTTTGCTTCGTCGTCCTCCAGGACGTGAGGCTTATCCTGGTGACGTATTTTATCTTCACTCCCGTTTGCTGGAGCGTGCTGCAAAAATCAACAGCTCAGACACTATCGCTCAGCAAATGAACGACCTTCCACCTTCATTGAAGGGTAAGGTAAAAGGTGGTGGATCTCTTACTGCACTTCCTATCATTGAAACACAAGCTGGTGACGTTTCTGCTTATATTCCTACCAACGTAATTTCTATTACTGATGGTCAGATATTCTTGGAGCAAAACTTATTCAACGCTGGTATTCGTCCTGCAATTAACGTTGGTATCTCGGTATCTCGTGTAGGTGGTAATGCACAGGTGAAATCAATGAAGAAAGTATCAGGTACATTGAAGCTTGACCAAGCACAGTTCCGTGAGCTAGAGGCATTCTCTAAGTTCGGTTCGGATCTTGATGCAGCAACTAAGCTTGTAATTGACCGTGGTAGAAGAAACCAAGAGATTTTGAAGCAAGGTCAGTACCAGCCAGTGCCAGTAGGTGAGCAAATCGTAATGATTTATTCTTCTATCAATGGTGTGATGGACAAAGTACCTGTTGAGAAAGTTAAAGAATTCGAGAATGAGTTTATCAATTTCATGAAAGCTCAAAAACCAGAATATCTTGCTACACTAGCTGCAGGAAAACTGGACGAAGAAATCACCGACTTTATCAAGAAAGAAGGAAAAGCAATGGCTGAGCGTTACGCTTAA
- a CDS encoding ATP synthase F1 subcomplex gamma subunit (manually curated) produces the protein MPSLKEVRNRITSVNSTMQITKAMKMVAAAKLRRAQDKIIQMRPYANKLNELIATVSANTEVGAQSPYTSVRDVKNVLIVGVTSDRGLCGGFNNNIVKAINALIAEKYASQHAKGNVSIKSLGKKAYDAFRKTGMTVNNNHGAVYQNLTFAYVKEAAEEVMEDFANGKYDEVIVVFNEFKNVATQIIRAEKMLPMVAEIDESAANTNADYIFEPSEEEIILDLMPKAIKMKLYKAVLESNASEHGARMTAMDKATENGGELLKDLKVVYNRSRQAAITKEILEIVGGAEALKDS, from the coding sequence ATGCCTTCATTAAAAGAAGTAAGAAATAGAATAACCTCGGTAAACTCAACCATGCAGATTACTAAAGCCATGAAAATGGTGGCAGCTGCTAAGTTGAGAAGGGCTCAGGATAAGATTATCCAAATGAGACCTTATGCCAATAAGTTGAACGAACTCATCGCCACTGTTTCTGCTAACACAGAAGTAGGAGCTCAAAGTCCGTACACATCTGTGAGAGACGTGAAAAACGTTTTGATCGTAGGTGTAACATCGGACAGAGGATTGTGTGGTGGATTCAACAACAATATTGTAAAGGCAATCAATGCTTTAATTGCTGAAAAGTATGCTTCACAGCACGCTAAAGGTAATGTCTCTATCAAGTCTCTTGGTAAAAAAGCATACGACGCTTTTCGTAAAACCGGAATGACGGTTAATAATAACCATGGTGCAGTTTACCAAAACCTAACTTTCGCTTATGTAAAAGAAGCGGCAGAAGAAGTAATGGAAGACTTTGCTAATGGAAAATACGATGAAGTTATCGTTGTTTTCAATGAGTTCAAAAACGTTGCGACGCAAATCATAAGAGCTGAGAAAATGCTCCCAATGGTTGCTGAAATAGACGAAAGTGCTGCTAACACAAATGCAGATTACATTTTTGAACCATCAGAAGAAGAGATCATTCTTGATTTAATGCCAAAAGCAATCAAAATGAAGCTTTACAAGGCTGTTTTGGAATCTAACGCGTCTGAGCACGGTGCTCGTATGACTGCAATGGACAAAGCAACCGAGAATGGTGGAGAATTGCTAAAAGACCTGAAAGTGGTGTACAACCGCTCTCGTCAGGCTGCCATTACCAAAGAGATCCTAGAGATCGTAGGTGGTGCAGAAGCATTGAAAGATAGCTAA
- a CDS encoding Sugar phosphate isomerase/epimerase, translating to MKKIGFLLLALVSINSVVAQTSKPDSKINGVQIGAITYSFRSLPSSAEDVLKYCVESGISAIELKGDAAEEYAGIPKNPVTKRSGLTAEEQKLKDEYPKIVAAWRAKASMKPYKKLKEMYNKAGVTIYAFKPNALGENNTDEEITYAMKAAKALGAQSVTVELPRNPAHSQRLGDLGAKNNMLVGYHAHTLATDTFWDVALAQSPYNTMNLDCGHYIAGENTKNTAESLLALIKAKHDRISSLHMKDRTSKANGQKNLAWGTGDTPIIEVLQLLQKEGYDIPVSIELEYKVPEGSDAVKEVKKCLEYAKGAL from the coding sequence ATGAAAAAAATAGGATTCTTACTGCTAGCATTAGTATCAATAAATTCGGTTGTTGCCCAAACATCCAAACCGGATAGTAAAATAAATGGCGTACAAATTGGAGCTATAACTTACTCTTTTAGATCCTTGCCCAGCTCTGCAGAAGATGTGCTCAAATATTGTGTTGAATCTGGCATTTCGGCAATTGAGTTAAAAGGAGATGCTGCAGAGGAGTACGCTGGTATTCCAAAGAATCCAGTGACAAAAAGGAGCGGACTAACAGCCGAAGAGCAAAAGCTAAAAGATGAATATCCAAAAATTGTTGCAGCTTGGAGGGCAAAAGCATCCATGAAGCCATATAAGAAGCTAAAGGAAATGTATAACAAGGCCGGTGTGACTATTTACGCTTTTAAGCCTAATGCACTTGGAGAAAATAATACAGATGAAGAAATAACGTATGCCATGAAAGCCGCTAAAGCTTTGGGTGCACAGTCTGTTACAGTTGAACTTCCTCGTAATCCTGCTCACTCGCAGCGATTAGGAGACTTGGGAGCCAAAAATAACATGCTTGTAGGCTATCATGCCCATACTTTGGCAACCGATACTTTTTGGGATGTAGCATTGGCACAATCGCCCTATAATACCATGAACCTTGACTGCGGACATTACATCGCAGGAGAAAATACCAAAAATACAGCTGAAAGCTTACTGGCACTAATTAAAGCGAAACACGATAGAATCAGCAGTCTCCACATGAAAGACCGCACCTCAAAAGCAAACGGACAAAAGAACCTCGCTTGGGGAACTGGCGATACACCGATTATAGAAGTTCTACAACTCCTCCAAAAAGAAGGCTACGACATCCCTGTAAGCATAGAACTAGAATATAAAGTGCCTGAGGGCTCAGATGCGGTGAAAGAAGTAAAGAAGTGCTTGGAGTATGCGAAGGGTGCTTTGTGA
- a CDS encoding Sugar phosphate isomerase/epimerase encodes MKKIGLLLLTFLVVNSSFGQKVKPNSKINGVQIGAITYSFRSMPSSAEDVLKYCVESGISAIELMGEPAEQFAGAPENPVKKWRGLTDAEKEQRAQYAKDLAAWRATASMKPFKDLKKMFNKAGVTIYAFKPSALGENNTDEEITYAMNAARALGAQSVTVELPNNPAQSQRLGDLGAKNKMYVGYHVHTLATDTFWDVALEQSPYNTMNLDCGHYIAGEDTANTQETLLALIREKHDRITSIHLKDRTSKANGQKNLMWGTGDTPINEILQLIQKEGYNIPVSIELEYQIPEGSDAVQEVKRCFEYSKGAL; translated from the coding sequence ATGAAAAAAATAGGATTATTACTACTCACCTTTTTGGTGGTCAATAGCTCATTTGGTCAAAAAGTAAAACCAAATAGTAAAATAAATGGCGTACAAATAGGGGCAATCACCTACTCTTTTAGGTCTATGCCAAGCTCGGCAGAAGATGTGCTAAAGTATTGTGTAGAATCAGGGATTTCGGCGATTGAATTAATGGGAGAACCTGCGGAGCAGTTTGCAGGGGCACCAGAAAATCCAGTGAAAAAATGGAGAGGACTTACCGATGCTGAGAAAGAGCAAAGGGCACAATATGCTAAAGACTTAGCTGCATGGAGAGCAACAGCGTCTATGAAGCCTTTTAAGGATCTCAAGAAAATGTTTAATAAGGCAGGAGTAACAATATATGCTTTCAAGCCTAGTGCACTTGGTGAGAATAACACGGATGAAGAAATCACTTATGCAATGAATGCAGCAAGAGCCTTAGGAGCTCAGTCTGTAACAGTGGAGTTGCCAAATAATCCTGCCCAATCTCAGAGACTTGGCGATCTTGGTGCCAAAAACAAGATGTACGTAGGTTACCATGTACACACCTTAGCAACCGATACCTTTTGGGACGTAGCACTAGAGCAATCTCCGTATAACACTATGAACCTAGACTGTGGACATTACATTGCCGGTGAAGATACTGCAAACACTCAGGAAACGCTTTTGGCACTTATTCGTGAGAAACATGACAGAATCACTAGTATTCACTTGAAGGATAGAACTTCGAAAGCAAATGGTCAAAAAAACCTAATGTGGGGAACAGGTGATACGCCAATTAATGAAATACTTCAGCTGATTCAAAAGGAAGGATACAATATCCCAGTGAGTATAGAATTGGAATACCAAATCCCTGAAGGTTCAGATGCAGTACAAGAAGTAAAAAGATGTTTTGAGTATTCGAAAGGAGCTCTGTAA